One Pseudodesulfovibrio senegalensis DNA segment encodes these proteins:
- a CDS encoding response regulator, whose protein sequence is MKALIVDDDFYSRNMIHEILRPYASCNIAVNGEEAIFAFREAMERGEPYSLVCLDLMMPEVDGQDALKEIRAIEKEFDVHPNDETKVIVTTMLDDEQETHDAFFLGGASSYLVKPIDENKLIGEVKSLGLID, encoded by the coding sequence ATGAAAGCCCTGATTGTTGATGACGATTTTTACAGCCGGAACATGATTCATGAAATCCTGCGCCCCTACGCCTCCTGCAATATTGCCGTCAACGGCGAGGAAGCCATTTTCGCCTTTCGGGAGGCCATGGAGCGGGGCGAGCCGTATTCGCTCGTGTGTCTGGATTTGATGATGCCGGAAGTGGATGGTCAGGACGCGCTCAAGGAGATCAGGGCCATTGAAAAGGAATTCGACGTGCATCCCAACGATGAAACCAAGGTCATAGTGACCACCATGCTCGACGACGAGCAGGAAACGCACGATGCTTTTTTTCTTGGCGGGGCCTCGTCCTACTTGGTCAAGCCTATTGACGAGAACAAGCTGATCGGCGAGGTGAAGAGTCTGGGCCTTATCGATTGA
- a CDS encoding MBL fold metallo-hydrolase — protein sequence MIVRCWGARGSIGVSGVSYVKYGGDTTCMEIRTAGDDVVIVDAGTGIRRLGKRLLEEEKRKCTLLFTHAHWDHILGFPFFRPLYDSANSVRIVGCPLEQGNMQMLLARIMSPPCFPVSFDVIEADVQYEEYCSKSFFIGDMEIRTIPLSHPNKGVGYRFIEKGRSFVFLTDNELSYPHRGGRSFAEYADFCRGADLLVHDAEFSPEEYEEKRGWGHSHFMEVLELALAAGVKSLGLYHHNQDRADHDVDAIVERCRAELVKRGENLHCFAVAQDMVVDVGHG from the coding sequence AAATATGGCGGCGACACGACCTGCATGGAAATCAGAACAGCGGGGGATGATGTCGTCATCGTTGATGCCGGTACCGGCATCCGGCGGTTGGGCAAGCGGCTGCTTGAGGAGGAAAAGCGGAAATGCACGCTGCTTTTTACCCATGCACATTGGGATCATATTCTTGGTTTTCCGTTTTTCCGTCCCCTGTATGATTCGGCAAATTCCGTGCGAATCGTTGGTTGTCCGTTGGAACAGGGCAACATGCAAATGTTGCTGGCTCGGATAATGAGCCCCCCGTGTTTTCCGGTTTCCTTTGATGTCATTGAGGCGGACGTGCAGTATGAGGAGTATTGCAGCAAGTCTTTTTTCATCGGAGACATGGAGATTCGGACCATACCGCTCAGTCATCCGAACAAGGGGGTTGGCTATCGGTTTATCGAGAAAGGTCGGTCATTTGTGTTTCTGACGGATAATGAATTGTCCTATCCGCACCGGGGAGGCAGGTCGTTTGCAGAGTATGCTGATTTTTGCCGTGGAGCGGACCTGCTCGTGCACGATGCTGAATTCAGTCCTGAGGAATACGAGGAAAAACGCGGTTGGGGCCATTCGCACTTCATGGAAGTGCTGGAACTTGCGCTGGCAGCGGGCGTGAAGAGCCTCGGATTGTATCATCATAATCAGGACCGTGCCGATCACGACGTTGATGCCATTGTGGAACGGTGTCGGGCGGAACTGGTGAAGCGGGGCGAAAATCTGCATTGTTTTGCCGTTGCCCAGGATATGGTCGTGGATGTCGGACACGGCTAG